From a single Nicotiana tomentosiformis chromosome 2, ASM39032v3, whole genome shotgun sequence genomic region:
- the LOC138904812 gene encoding uncharacterized protein: MDSRPNVIQEPEENETIKTTIEELEAVPLFEQWQDRRIHIGARINPDRRGKLIEYLKANADCFAWSHLDMTGIPPEVMTHKFSEDPSFIPVKQKKRKQGSFKNQVIDEEVQKLLKIDSIREVKYPNWLANTVVVPEKNGKWRVCVD, encoded by the coding sequence ATGGACTCCAGACCAAATGTAATTCAAGAGCCAGAGGAGAACGAAACCATTAAAACAACGATTGAGGAGCTTGAAGCTGTTCCACTATTCGAACAATGGCAAGATCGAAGAATTCATATCGGAGCAAGGATAAATCCAGATAGgagaggtaagttaattgaatatttaaaagctaacgcGGATTGTTTCgcatggtcccatttagatatgacaggtatacctccAGAGGTGATGACTCATAAATTTAGTGAAGATCCATCATTCATACCTGTCAAACAAAAGAAGAGGAAGCAAGGATcattcaaaaatcaagtgatcgATGAAGAGGTACAGAAACTCTTAAAGATCGATTCAATACGCGAGGTAAAATATCCTAACTGGTTAGCTAATACTGTGGTAGTTCCGGAAAAGAACGGTAAATGGAGAGTTTGTGTTGATTAA